cgaaaaggggattgttgggtattaagTGGCGAGCTTTTgttgcatgtcagacagtcaagggttaatgttAATTAACCAGTGGTCAGCAGAGTATCCATTGCGGACGTGTTTGCTTGTCACGTACACAAACAATCTGCATATTTACTGCTCTTACATCCTTTGTTTGGAAGTGAAAGCAGTATCCAGTTCGAGTTTCGATGCCAGCCTAGaaggatggagaggcaatcttgtcctttaagaatgcctactcaagtgtaagcttagcacctgccagaggcttctggtaaggttaggaaacttagaatgtagaaaggattatttgttttattcccagtgaaaccccaccctcttgaGTTTAGacagtaaagattgtttttactaagacaaatGACTTTgcttcttttgtgcgtgtgtgtgactcactttattttcaataagccataatcaacgatcctatccctctaaatcactggttcccaaccaggggtcagtggacccccaggggtccgcgagaactaaattaaggtccacgaaacaaagttataaacccataataaattaatattttcaattaaagttctctattataaaatatatatattcaaatattattctaagcttaatgtttaactaacagttatgattaaagtttattttcaaattctcggaatttttattttgaaccttggggtccctgcactgaacaaaaaagtcctagtggtccctggtcaaaaaaaggttgggaaccactgctctaaatagTAGCAGTATTAATTAATAAGTCAGTTCCAGAACttatcaggtttgattcctcactctaccacatgaagcctgctgggtgaccttgggccagtcaaagttctctcagaactctcagcccaggcagaggcaggcaatggcaaaccaccacctccaaatgtttcttgccttgaaaaccctatggggtctccatgaggcagctgtggcttgacagcactttccaccacatcctgcttttctccccacagtggaagcccaaagtgacttacaacatctttctcctcttcccctttttatccttgcaacaacaatcctgtgaggtaggttaggctgggagagaatgattggactaaggtcacccagtaaccttcgagtggggatttgaaactggggcTGCCAGATACTAGTcaaactctctaaccactacaccagggggtATAGTCAGCCCAGATGGAGAAAGTCAAAGGGACTTAATTATATATAAAAGTAACATTGGCCTTTGTGTGCACTTTGAAATGTTATATTATTCTTTTCTGATAGTTATCAACAGTTGTTGTGGACTTTATGGTAGGCTCAGCCATAGATCAGACAAGCAAGCGAACAACCGTGATATTATAATCATACAGCTTTCCAAAAGGAACCAGTAGAATGCTAGAGGTTTTTTCATGCTAGTATTAGTACTTGGTTaaagaattaaaacaaaatccTTTGCCATATCAGCATGAAGGCTGTCTGTTGAATTAACTAGTTATAAAAAACAGGGTTCAAAGATATTTGCGCATCTTTATAATGCTAGTTCAAAGCCACTCCGTGTACTGATCCGAAGCGAGAGGACAATTCTTGCTGACTTCTTCATGTGCCCCTGGATGTTCTGTAAGTGTGCAGACATTATCTGTCCCCTGGCAAATATCCATCACCCCAAGTGATGTCAGCTTCATGGTACTTTTCGTGTGTTTTCTGCATAAATACTTATTTCCCAAGTACTAAACTACACATTTCACGGGAGATGCATGGAGAGCCCTaaatgcttattttttaaaaaatgaaaaagctgCCACTGGATGTAGTGAGTTTGAGCAGAGGGACCCACAGGGTGGGTGCGTCAGATTTTCCCTTTGCCTACAGATGCGGCATAAAGAGAGCTGACTCATCAGTTGGTTAATAAAATGGGCCGAGTTTATTCTGTTATTTATTCTCATTGATCAAAGGGGATCTGTGATGGCCACAGGCCAAACTCCATTCCAAACCCATTTGCAGTACGGGCAAATGGAGacatgcagaagagtcaggccccATCTTGTGTGCGCTTCCCTGAATTTATGGTCGAGGCCACCCTGGCTCCATTCCTTGAGTTGGCACATACATAAGGCTCAAGttcctccttgccaagccttcatgatgcttgagggaggtgtgccacttcCTCTGCCCCTAGCCACAGAGTCTGTGGGCTAAGGGTAAGGATACCTCTCTAAGGCTTCTTGAAGGGTTAACCCTTCACCATCCTTAAACAATTGAAAAGAAGCCACAGGAGGCAGTAACTTTGAGCAGAGGGgcacacagggtgtgtgtgtcagatttTCACTTTTGCCTCCTGTGTTTGTTTGTGCAATGCTGCTCTCCACAAGCTACTTTGTCACCCCTGGAGAAAAGATATGGGGAGTATCTGTTTCCTCATGTATGGGAAGGCAACTAAGGAGCAATTTTTAGTGGATAGACAGCTGGAGAAGACAATATTAAGCAGCTTCTCCTAGTTACAAAGGTTACTGGActgctaagagagagagagagacagagacagagagacacatACAGAGAGAGGACATTCACTGAAGGGGATGGAATAAGTCCAAGCAGATACAGTATCTATCTGATCCCAGGGCTTCCGGAGCCAGTGAACACTTCTTTCCCACACATTCGCTGCAACTGAAGGGCCATATTTATTTCAATCTGAAGAATTTAAAATGCACTCATCTTCCCACAGTAACACTGCAAAAAATACCACTACGAAGCACTGTTTGTCTGATTGGCCATCAGTTTGTTGTGGAATTCATGGCAGGGAAGGTATTTGAAACTAGATTAATTTCTGCTCAGTATAAGGAGTGCGTCTGTGCCTGTGCATAATGTCTGTCACTCACCCTTCCCCCTCCTTGTGACCATTGAATTAAATGATAAGACATCAGGACATGGCTACGTGTTGCACCCCATGCAACAATTTTCCAGAACATTAGTTCATAAATTCAGACTCAAGTTGCTGAGTGCATAATAGCCAGTGTTGTACATGGATGAAGCACCCCATGAGCAAAAAACAGTGGGTGCTAAGAACTTCACTTGACAATCAAAGTTTATAAAATCAAATGGACAAGCAAAGGGTTATAGGAATGTGGTCAGTAAAATGTGAGCAGTTTGATCTTCAGTTTCCAAATTCAGTCACAAGGGGTCACTGCTGCCTAAGGAAATATTTAAGGAAGACTGAAAATCCAGAGCTCCTCCCTGAAAATTCTGCCTGTCGCAGTCACAATAGGGATCACAGACACTGAATACAAGATTCCTGGAACCAATCAAAGGATTTAATAAACACCATTTCGGAGGACTTCACTGGATTCTTTACACCTTTAAAGAAAGGGATTTATATTTTATTGAATGGACTCTGGTTGGTTTCATGTTTACGTTTGGCATGGTTGCTTGGAAGGCAGATTGCTTGATGAGGCGGCTGCTGCAGCTGGTTTTATTCCACACAGCCTGGGAAATGGGGAGCGGCCAGCTCCATTATTCCGTGCCGGAGGAATCCCAGCATGGCACTTTTGTGGGCCGCATCGCCCAGGATCTGGGGCTGGAGGTGAGCGAGCTGGTGCCTCGGATGTTCCGGATGGTTTCCAAAGACCACAAGGATTATTTGGAGGTAAATGTGCAGAATGGGATTCTGTTTGTTAATTCCAGGATAGACAGGGAGGAGCTGTGTGCCAAGAACCTTATTTGTACAATTCACTTGGAGGTGATTGTGGATAAACCTCTGAGGATCTTCcatgtagaggtggagatcaggGACATAAATGACAATGCTCCCATTTTCTCTGCAAGTGAGCAAACCCTGAGCATAGCAGAACTGATAACTGTACCTGGTACTCAATTCCCATTAGAAGGAGCCTCCGATTTGGACATTGGCACTAATGCTTTGCTGACCTACAAGCTCAGTTCCAATGAATACTTCACTGTAGAGCACAAAACAGATGAACGCAACAAACCTTTAGCATTAGTTTTAAAGAAGCCATTGGATAGGGAGATGACCTCTGTGCATCGATTATTACTCACAGCTACTGATGGGGGCCAGCGACAGCTCACTGGCACAGTCCAGCTGGTCATCAATGTGCTGGATACGAATGACAACCCCCCTGTCTTTAACCAGTCAGTTTACATGGTGAAATTGGTAGAAAATGCATCTGCTGGAACTCTGGTTATTGCACTCAATGCTactgatttagatgaaggaattAATAAAGACATCTCTTATTCTTTTAGTATCCACGTACCAACAAATTTTCAAAAGATTTTTAGCATAAATTCCAACACCGGGGAAATCAAAGTAAATGGCAATGTGGATTTTGAAGATATTAATGTATTTGATCTACAGATTGTAGCAAAAGATAAAGGCAACCCTTCATTGTCTGGGCATTGCCAAGTGGTCATTGAGGTGCTGGATGTGAATGACAATGTGCCAGAGGTGTCCATGTCATCCTTGTCTGTGCCAGTTCCAGAGGACGCTTCACCTGGCACAGTGGTGGCCTTGATCAGTGTCTCAGATAGAGACTCTGGAGCCAATGGGAAAATAAATTGCTCTTTGTGGCCCCCCAAGTTCCCATTCAAGCTGACGGCCACCTTCAAGAATTATTACTCGCTGGTACTCTCCGAGCCCTTAGATCGTGAGCAGGTAGCTGAGTATGGGCTGATTGTGAAGGTCCAAGACCAAGGGGACCCCCCACTGTCCGCTAGCAGCAGCCTGTTGGTGCCAATCAGTGATGTGAACGACAACACACCCACTTTTGCACAGCCCTCCTACACTGTCTTCGTGAAGGAGAACAACCCACCTGGGGCTCACATCTTCACAGTGTCTGCCTCGGACCCAGATGTGGCCGAGAACGCCTTGGTCAGCTATTGGCTGGATGAGAAACTGTGGCCGCTGTCGAGCTACATCTCGGTGCATTCAGAGAGTGGGAAGCTGTATGCCCTGCAGCCCTTGGATTATGAGGAGGTGAAGCTGCTGGAGTTCCAGGTGAGGGCCAAGGATGCCGGACTGCCCTCCTTGTGTGGCAACGTGACAGTGCAAGTGTTTGTGGTGGATGAGAATGACAACGCACCTGTAGTGTCACAGCCAGTGGAGGAGCCTCCTGCTTTGCTAGTAATCCCCGCACCTTCTGGACACATGTTGGGCAAGATCCGTGCCCTGGATGCTGACTCAGGATACAATGCCTGGCTTCGCTATGAACTGCATGAAGCAAACAGTGGTCCTTGGCGAGTAGGACTGTACAGCGGTGAAATCAGCACCACGCGCATCCTGGATGAGGTCGAGGGTGGGAGCAGCCAGAATCTGCTAGTTCTGGTGAGGGACCATGGCAAGCCTCCACTCTCAGCCACGGCCACTCTGAGTGTGTCTTTGGTGGCAAATACCCAGGCCATCAAAAGTGATGCCCGACTTCCCAGGACAGCAGGAAACGCAAAGCCCCTGGCTGACACCGCCAATCTCTACCTGATCATCGCCATCTGCTCAGTGTCCAGCTTATTCCTGCTGGTGATCCTCGTGTATGTGGCGCTACGATGCCAGAGCCAGGCCAAGGAAGCAATGGTGTACGGCCCTGGCACAGCCACGCTGGTGTGTGCCAGTGAAGTGGGCAGCTGGTCGTATTCCAATCGCCACAGCCACATCCTGGCAGGGGTGAGTGGGGAGCCTGGAGGCAAAAGCGACCTCATGGTCTTCAGCCCCAACATTCCTGCTTGTGCTGAGAATGGAAAACAGCAGGACTTGCTCTGCACAACGGTTAGTAATTAATTACGATTTACTCCTGGCAGGCATTATGCAATATCTGTGACTCTGAATAAGAACTTCTTTTAGTAAATAACTACTGAACTAGAAAGTATTTTAGTTAGGCTTAGTGTCAGTAATTATCCATTTTGAGTAAATAGAGTAGCAAGTAATGTGATGGATCTTACCATTTTGTTTCATTGATGCCCACACATTCCTCTGTTGCAAGACCCATTCCTCTGAGGTAAAAAGCTGTTCTTTCCGTCAATGGAAGCATATTTACACAATAGGAATATGCAGGTTTGATTCAACAAAATGGTAGGGTCCAACTGTGACACTTTCCTCAGTTCGCTGTTCACACATCAAATTGTATTTGGTTATGGCGTGGGTTGCAAGTGGTCAGTAAGGCAATGGTAACAAATAACTGCTGGACTACTTGCTGGTATTACAGAAATCTGGGGAGATAGAATAGGAATCTGAGGTAATTTGTTTTACTTCTGAAGTGATTCATACCAACAACTACttttcacaacacacacacaatttattgtCTCTTTGTGAGAAGGTCTTATACTTAATGGTTGAACGGATAAGTCAAGGAATGTTACAAGGTGAGCGTAGATGTTCTGCTCCAGTAAAGTTATAATTTCACACATGGGTTTACATAAATTATGCACTGTTCTTGTGGGTGACTGGGGAAGAAGGCTTTTTGTTGGAACTTCTCACTAAACCGAAGAATCTCAGAATCTTGACACAGTATTAGCTTGTTTCTTTGAATGTTTCCCTCAAATCCTTCATATCACTAACCCATTATTTCCCTGAGGAAACACAGGATATTTGTTCTGTTCCTGGCTCTCTATAGGCCCCTGAGCCCTATGTACCTAAATTATAGATGTCTGAGGTCTTCCCCAAGCCCTGTCTGAGGCTGTGACACTTTCCTTCCAGCCAactctcctccctccttccacAGCCTCTTGTTGGCTGATGCTGCTGAGTATCTTCTTATTCCCTCTGTAGAGAGGGATTTGTTGTGACACCTGGAAGGCTGAACTAGAGGCGGTCTTTCACACCAACCCAATGTACGTTTCCATTATAAAACAGTAAATTTACACAGTGTTTTCACTTGAAGAGTATTACCACGATTCAAGGGATTCTTTCAATACAAATGTATATATCTGGTAAAATTCTTCCAAGAATCCTTGGAACTGGAGTTTAGTGAAAATGCTGGCAAGTCTTTGTTGGAGATCCTCtgttggtggactctaatctggaggaccaggtttgattccccactcctccatatgagcggcggactctagtctggagaaccaggtttgatttcccactctaatctggtgaactgggttgttttccccatacctacacatgaagtcagctgggtaaccttgggctagtcacagttctctctgaactctttcagttccgcctatctcacaaggtgtctgttgtggggagaggaaggaaaggagattgtaagccggtttgattcttcttaaaaggtagcgaatgtcagcatgtaaaaaccaactcttcttcccaggGTCTCCCCTGGGTCTCCATGGGAAGGTATAACTGATCGGTCACTATAGTGTAACTATAAGCTTGCTTACATTAACTGGAATGTGGACAATAACAGAGGTGAACATGTTAAGTTCCTTCTATTATAAAGTATCATTTCAATTGTAAATTTCTAGTCTCCATTGCTAGGAAGAAATCCCAAGTGTGACTTAGTTAGGAGTGAATATACTTAGGATTAGACTGCATGTTTTTTAATATGATAAGCAATTTCTGAAATTATACCATCTTTTTTTATGGCAGTGGTACTTGTATACCGTAGACCGTTCTGAGTTAATGGGTTCTGTTCTCATATGAGGATTTCTCTGGGATAAGGACCTTCCTGTCATCTTTGTAATGCTTCAGAGCGTTATCCTTGAGTCTCAACACATTTATTTGGAAGTCCTGCTAATGTTGGGGAACTTACGTCCAAATAAATGAGTTTGGTATTGGGGTAGCAGATAGCAAAACTCTCTGAGAAGTTATTTAGTACTGCTCTAATTCCACATATCAGGAGAAAAGTGAAGAGGGCAGCTAGTCGTATTCCAATCGCCACAGCTACATCCTGGCAGAAGTGAGTGGGAATGCTGGAGTCAAAAGTGACCTTGTGGTTCTCAGTCCAATGTTCCTGTCTTTTCATCAAATGAGGGAAATGGAAGGATCAGGTTCCAAATTCATGTGGAGAGGTGAGTCACATCctgaaacagttaaaatcaatacTGTTATTCCTTTTGGCATGAAAATACTGAGGCAAATTATGCTATTGGTTCCGGAAATGTGTATTGAGTAGCATGGGGTTTGATAATGAAATCTCTGCATTTCTCAAAATCTAATCTATCTCTGGTTGATGGCTGATGTATAGGTGCTTAAATTAAGAAGTTAAATATATTCTTATGATACTTGGTGGACCTCCAGTGAGAATATTTTAGAGGTGTAGGACTGGGGCCGAGGGAAAGGAGTTAGggttatatcctgtctttcttcccagtggTGACCCACAGTGTCTTACATTGTTCCCCTCTCttgcattttattctcacaagaaccctgtgaggtaggataggctggtTACCCAggagagttgggatttgaactttGGTCTTCCAGATTTTGGTCCCAcagtttaaccactataccacactggctaataTTTTATGAGTGAATCACTGTAGATGcagactttcacacatgctgaataacgtactttcaatccactttgcaactggattttactttgtgaaatggcaaaacccatttGCAACCAATcatcaaagtggactgaaagggcattgtacagtgtgtgtgaaagcacttGATATTTTTGTGAAGGTGATATTTTATCTATGTAAATTTTTGAGTTGCTTAGGGTTTTGTAGAACAAATGGAACCATACTCCTAGTCTAAATTCATAGTTTCATGTGGATGCTTTTGTTCCCTCGGAGCACTGTTCTTGCCTTCGGCTGTGATCCTAAAGTCTAAATTCCAGAAGATGTTTGTATTAGTGGATCTTCTTTCTAAATAAGTATGTTTAGGACCTAGGCATCAAAGATGGCTCACTGAAAATAAATGTAGGCTCCTCTCCAAGCATTTCTGTAGTGTGCTGTAAGTGATCCTCATCTAACAAGACAGGAAGCCAGAAGTATACAGATTATCAGGTGATGTGTATGTGCAGAGACTGGATGCAGCACCAATGCATTCCCCCCAAATGACGTTTTCCTACTTTCTTTAAATGGCATTGTGTGTGCAGTAAAGACCCACCTTTAGGACCAGATAGGAATTGTGCACCCAACTCCCTTTTGCTCATGCAGTATTTCATGATGCTATAGAAGCATCTTTTGAATTTTAAAAGAGAATTTTAACTATATGGATACATATaaatttttaactttttaatataTAAGAATAGAGGTGTACAATTGCTGGAAACATTTGCCTGTTTAATAATGTGTTATCATTATATACATTATAGcttgtcctatcattaacattcttgctcaggtcctgcaaacgaAATGTTATGGCTTCCATTAATGAGTCAATTTATCTAATGtgaggtcttcctcttttcctactgtcttcaacttttcctaggattattgtattttccattgAGTTTTGGCTTCTGATGGTTTGACCCAAGTACAATTGCCTccatttagacattttagcttctactgagaattcaggcttgatttgatcttgaacccatttatttatcttttttgTGGTCCACAGTAtacgtaaaactctcctccaacagaaCAATTCATGGCTGGCCTTCCAAGTCTCATTATCGTGATTTCttagttgcagtctcccttttgttgatgattgagccaaggaatagaaaatcttgaacaattacTTTCAGTTACTTCATAGTCactcttaaagttgtgtaatttttcCGTAGTCATTAATTGTGTCTTCTTGATATTcacctgtaatcctgctttggcagttTTTCCTTTAGTCTTCATCAGTAatagtttcaagtctttgctattttctgccagtaatatggtATGATGTGCATATCTCAATTTTTTTATGTTCCTTTCACCaatttcactccactttcatctaaatctaatccagttttccgtatgatatgttctgcatatagactgaacaGATAGGGAGAAAAAATACATCCTCGTtcaacacctttgccaattagaaACTGATCTGTTCCTCCATATTTTGTCCTAACAGTagcttcttgtccagagtacaggttgtgcattcAAGCAATCAGATGTTGTGCCatgaacatttcttttaaaaccattcaTAGCATTTCATGATCCACAGAGTTGAAAGCTTTACTGTAATCTATAAAACACactaacattattattattatttaaaatatttattagttgTCTTTCTTCCTTGCAGAACTGAAGGCAGcctgcaatataaataaaatgattatcaaaataaaaacaatataaatgaaaCCACAATGATAAAAACACTTAAAAGGTCTCTCGTAcacaacataaaaacacaaaggtCACAGAATGCTGCAATTACCAATTTTAATGTGTAATATGATCTCTTGTTACTCTTCCTTTTCTGATTCCAGCTGGGACATCTGTCATTGCTTGTTCCATGTAATAGTCTTTGTTGTAAAATTTGTTTATTCAGGCTAACATATGCAACCAGTGACAGAGCGCTCTGAAAAAGGTTTCCCTCAAATCCATTGGCATTAGTCCAAGAAACACTTCTTCCTGTAACTAGGTTCATTCATCATTTGTTATAGGACAATTTAGCTCTTTCTCCTACTTCCTTCTGCACGTCAAGTGTATTCATCCAAATTCAGCAACAAAAGCTTTAAATCTCACATATGATTTGTCAAATGATGTGACTGCAGCTAACTGATACTGGAGTCAAAAGTGACCTTGTGGTTTTCCATCCCCAATGTTCCTGTCTTTATATCAAATGAAGAAATGGGAAATGGTAAGGATCAAGTTCCAAATTCATGTGGAGAGGTGAAACATTTCAACCTATGCTTCCTGCACATACTGGCCTCTTGATCCATCTGCTTTTAAGAAATACATCCTATATAACTTGTCTGCATAGTGAGAATCCATTTATTACATccgaagaaatgggaatgttgtgTTCATCCAGTACTACAGTGTCCCAAAAGTCTAATCCAGCATCATTCTTGGCACCATTATTTTATAAACAAAGAAGAGATCCAGTTTTTACATTGTCCTTCCAAACAGAAGTATTCCAATACTTTGTTCAACTATCCCCATTCAACTCTGTCAACTGCCTTTTCAGCACAACAACCACAACAATTTCTACTagtaaagtggatactagtcatgatgcatacctattctctccaggatcagaggagcatgcctattatattaagtgctttggaacacaggcaggataatcctgatgcagttgtcttgtttgtgggcttcctagaggcacctctactagacttgatgggccactgtgtgaacagactgctggacttgatggaccttggtgtgatccaacatggcctttcttattaaGATATTGAGatatcaaatgcataattataggatgggggagacttgtctgagcagtagtgtgtgtgaaaaggatcttggggtcttagtagaccaaacactgaacatgaggcagcagtgtgatgcggtagctaaaaaaggcaaatgaagtcttgggctgcataaacagaagtacagtgtccagatcacgcgaagtgatggtatcgctttactacactctggttagacctcaactagagtactgtgttcagttttgggcaccacaatttaaaaaagatgtagacaagctggaacatgtccagaggagggcaacaaagatggtgaggggtctggagaccaagtcctatgaggaaaggttgaaggagctgggtatgtttaggctgaagagaagactgagaggggatatgataaccatgttcaagtacttgaggggctgtcatattgaggatggtgccaagttgttttctgttgcccaagaaggtcggactagaaccaacgggttgaaattaactcaaaagagtttccatctagacattaggaagaattttctaacagttagagcggttcctcagtggaacaggcttcctcgggaggtggtaagctctccttccctggaggtttttaagaagatgttagatggccatctgtcagcaatgctgattgtgtgaccttaggcagatgatgaaagggagggcatctaggccatcttctggtcactaggtgtgtggggggttgtgcagggggttggactagatgaccctggtggccccttccaactctatgattctatgagggtcTGATTCACAAGTGGGCAAGGTAGAAGATCTAAGGGAAATCCTACCAACAAaatgagagaaagaagaaaacacTTGGACATCAAGCCCATAATCAAAACCAGTGTTTCACTGTTGAACATGCATGTTCTGCCAGAGATGGAGATGGAGTCACATTATTTCAGTTGAATCAGCTAATGCAATATACAAGCCTGCAAAGAATGTAGGATTGAATTAACAAATTGATATAAAATTTTTTGTAGCTGCTGAGGATGTTTCCATTTTCAATTCAAATAGGAGGAACAATGTAAGTAACCAGATTTCTCTTGCTGTTTGATGTGGAGATTATGTAAGATATTCTTCTGAAGAGAGAGTATGGCATCAAGTGAGTGATGAGCTAGATGCTAGTTTTATACGCAACAAATGGGTACAGTTTGAACTACATATTGAATGATGTTGCAGTTCATTTGGAGGTGAAGATAATGATTGACCACTGGCCTCAGTGAGGCAAACAGCCAGTATGAAGGGGGAAAGCAATTTGAAGAAAAAGGAAGTacaatggagagaggtgtccatgCTGCTGGAGACAGAGTTGATCTAATTAAGACTGCATGGTCTTCTCTGATAACGGTGGTGTCTTCCACTGGCAGAAGCAGCATTCCTCCAGTACTGGAAACCTTGTTGTAGAGGAAGAACTGTGTTCCACAGGCAGAAGGTTTCTTGCATTGACAGAAGACTTTGCTGCTGGTGGAATGGAGTtttaggatccaacccaaggaaccaaacaatatttttttgatgcagaaaaagcgtttgatgaGCATGTGTGGAAATTTTTCATAAGTATCATAATCAGCACATTATTTTAGGAATACATATGTTCGGTGAATTAATGTTATTTATTCATATTC
Above is a genomic segment from Euleptes europaea isolate rEulEur1 chromosome 17, rEulEur1.hap1, whole genome shotgun sequence containing:
- the LOC130488872 gene encoding protocadherin alpha-5-like; amino-acid sequence: MVAWKADCLMRRLLQLVLFHTAWEMGSGQLHYSVPEESQHGTFVGRIAQDLGLEVSELVPRMFRMVSKDHKDYLEVNVQNGILFVNSRIDREELCAKNLICTIHLEVIVDKPLRIFHVEVEIRDINDNAPIFSASEQTLSIAELITVPGTQFPLEGASDLDIGTNALLTYKLSSNEYFTVEHKTDERNKPLALVLKKPLDREMTSVHRLLLTATDGGQRQLTGTVQLVINVLDTNDNPPVFNQSVYMVKLVENASAGTLVIALNATDLDEGINKDISYSFSIHVPTNFQKIFSINSNTGEIKVNGNVDFEDINVFDLQIVAKDKGNPSLSGHCQVVIEVLDVNDNVPEVSMSSLSVPVPEDASPGTVVALISVSDRDSGANGKINCSLWPPKFPFKLTATFKNYYSLVLSEPLDREQVAEYGLIVKVQDQGDPPLSASSSLLVPISDVNDNTPTFAQPSYTVFVKENNPPGAHIFTVSASDPDVAENALVSYWLDEKLWPLSSYISVHSESGKLYALQPLDYEEVKLLEFQVRAKDAGLPSLCGNVTVQVFVVDENDNAPVVSQPVEEPPALLVIPAPSGHMLGKIRALDADSGYNAWLRYELHEANSGPWRVGLYSGEISTTRILDEVEGGSSQNLLVLVRDHGKPPLSATATLSVSLVANTQAIKSDARLPRTAGNAKPLADTANLYLIIAICSVSSLFLLVILVYVALRCQSQAKEAMVYGPGTATLVCASEVGSWSYSNRHSHILAGVSGEPGGKSDLMVFSPNIPACAENGKQQDLLCTTVSN